One region of Vespula vulgaris chromosome 9, iyVesVulg1.1, whole genome shotgun sequence genomic DNA includes:
- the LOC127066344 gene encoding zinc finger-containing ubiquitin peptidase 1-like isoform X1, producing the protein MATNKPPEMNYTCEICGSEGLNDEEMRSHMVLYHLQGAANCPFCDLDEISPAEMLVHVNSAHLDYLTPSTPENDMLAFIDDDSTMEDHRHDECRGPSPSMSLRPPHLQNGWAASHSSRMQQQNSKARKLDAPASSPNVNNNNNNNDNSNANSVLEGSAGHGSPLRSGLNLQLRSHASPKLAVQECPMCPYSSDSPLRLEEHINRQHFDLTSPSFPPSSPPTKDGVFNCPLCITSFPNSSDLELHVNIEHKDILSPANGTALQSDLATIGSDTPPCPVCLSTSFKNNDDLTLHIEEHFNKKSTPSPITPDLSTDRMLAKDMERREKEVRKLREQREFEMLRAQYGMDNQGNFREQSVTNMQRAVLAGEMTVADFYERQTGLTVAESSGIDDSSSCTRGLVPKIRAVSQTCSNVVNTWMCSTVDHYASTYGDKGWGCGYRNMQMLISSLLQHTGYNELVYKAWSSGLDSGSTTDNPLRSSMPSISRLQKMIEWAWAQGFDIQGAEQLGGKLMNTRKWIGATEVITLLSSLKIKCQLVDFHRPTSVDGGHPEMFNWVLQYFQRCDDFKPPLYLQHQGHSRTIIGVERLRDGSITMLVLDPSHSPSQMAQFNSTSSAPGAMRLVRKSTAAMKARQYQVVAVTGIMDTEEQYQQSKVLRSMRVPQDR; encoded by the exons AGGGTCTCAACGACGAAGAAATGAGATCTCATATGGTACTTTATCATCTGCAAGGGGCTGCCAATTGCCCATTCTGTGATCTCGACGAAATCTCGCCGGCGGAAATGCTAGTTCACGTGAATAGCGCTCATTTGGATTACTTAACACCGAG TACTCCAGAAAACGATATGCTGGCCTTTATCGATGATGACTCTACAATGGAGGATCACAGACATGACGAGTGCCGTGGTCCTTCTCCGTCTATGTCTCTTAGGCCACCGCATCTTCAAAATGGTTGGGCTGCTTCTCATAGTTCTCGTATGCAACAACAGAATTCTAAAGCCCGTAAACTGGATGCGCCAGCTAGTAGTCCCAatgtaaacaataataataacaacaacgacaacagcAATGCTAATAGCG TATTGGAAGGTTCGGCAGGCCATGGATCCCCATTGCGCTCTGGCCTAAATCTTCAATTACGCTCGCATGCTTCTCCTAAATTAGCTGTTCAGGAGTGTCCAATGTGTCCATATAGTTCAGACAGTCCATTAAGACTGGAAGAACATATCAATCGACAACATTTTGATCTCACTTCTCCATCTTTTCCACCTTCGTCACCTCCAACTAAAGATGGTGTCTTCAACTGCCCTTTATGCATAACTTCGTTTCCCAATTCCTCTGATCTCGAATTACATGTTAATATCGAACACAAAGATATACTCAG tCCTGCAAATGGTACGGCATTACAATCTGATCTGGCTACTATCGGTAGTGATACACCTCCCTGCCCAGTTTGTCTCAGTACATCGTTCAAAAATAATGACGACCTAACGTTACACATCGAAGagcattttaacaaaaaaagtacTCCATCTCCCATAACACCAGACCTTTCAACAGATAGAATGTTGGCAAAAGATATGGAAAggcgagaaaaagaagttagaAAATTACGCGAACAACGCGAATTTGAAATGTTACGAGCACAATACGGAATGGACAATCAGGGTAATTTCAGAGAGCAAAGTGTAACTAATATGCAACGTGCCGTTCTTGCGGGCGAAATGACGGTAGCAGATTTTTATGAAAGACAAACAGGGTTAACGGTTGCTGAAAGCAGCGGTATCGATGATAGCAGTTCTTGTACACGTG GGCTGGTTCCCAAGATACGAGCTGTTAGTCAAACATGCAGTAATGTAGTAAATACATGGATGTGTTCTACAGTGGATCATTATGCTTCTACTTATGGAGACAAAGGCTGGGGCTGTGGCTATAGGAATATGCAAATGTTGATTTCATCTCTTTTACAGCATACTGGATACAATGAGTTAGTGTACAAAGCTTGGAGTTCTGGCCTTGATAGTGGAAGTACCACTGACAATCCTTTGCGTAGTTCTATGCCCTCCATATCTAGGCTCCAGAAAATGATAGAATGGGCTTGGGCTCAAGGTTTTGATATTCAAGGTGCTGAGCAACTTGGTGGTAAACTTATGAACACTAGGAAATGGATTGGTGCTACGGAAGTCATAACTTTGTTATCcagtttaaaaataaa ATGTCAGCTAGTAGACTTCCATAGACCCACCAGCGTTGATGGAGGACATCCTGAAATGTTTAATTGGGTGTTGCAATATTTCCAGAGATGTGACGATTTTAAACCACCACTTTATTTGCAACATCAAG gaCATAGCAGAACGATAATAGGTGTAGAACGACTAAGAGATGGTTCTATTACTATGTTAGTATTAGATCCAAGTCACAGTCCATCACAAATGGCACAATTTAATAGTACGAGTAGTGCACCTGGTGCAATGCGACTTGTGCGTAAATCAACTGCTGCGATGAAAGCTAGACAGTATCAAGTAGTTGCTGTAACTGGTATTATGGATACGGAAGAACAGTACCAA CAAAGTAAAGTATTACGTTCCATGCGTGTTCCACAAGATAGGTGA
- the LOC127066344 gene encoding zinc finger-containing ubiquitin peptidase 1-like isoform X2: MATNKPPEMNYTCEICGSEGLNDEEMRSHMVLYHLQGAANCPFCDLDEISPAEMLVHVNSAHLDYLTPSTPENDMLAFIDDDSTMEDHRHDECRGPSPSMSLRPPHLQNGWAASHSSRMQQQNSKARKLDAPASSPNVNNNNNNNDNSNANSVLEGSAGHGSPLRSGLNLQLRSHASPKLAVQECPMCPYSSDSPLRLEEHINRQHFDLTSPSFPPSSPPTKDGVFNCPLCITSFPNSSDLELHVNIEHKDILSPANGTALQSDLATIGSDTPPCPVCLSTSFKNNDDLTLHIEEHFNKKSTPSPITPDLSTDRMLAKDMERREKEVRKLREQREFEMLRAQYGMDNQGNFREQSVTNMQRAVLAGEMTVADFYERQTGLTVAESSGIDDSSSCTRGLVPKIRAVSQTCSNVVNTWMCSTVDHYASTYGDKGWGCGYRNMQMLISSLLQHTGYNELVYKAWSSGLDSGSTTDNPLRSSMPSISRLQKMIEWAWAQGFDIQGAEQLGGKLMNTRKWIGATEVITLLSSLKIKCQLVDFHRPTSVDGGHPEMFNWVLQYFQRCDDFKPPLYLQHQGHSRTIIGVERLRDGSITMLVLDPSHSPSQMAQFNSTSSAPGAMRLVRKSTAAMKARQYQVVAVTGIMDTEEQYQIGESCWSK; this comes from the exons AGGGTCTCAACGACGAAGAAATGAGATCTCATATGGTACTTTATCATCTGCAAGGGGCTGCCAATTGCCCATTCTGTGATCTCGACGAAATCTCGCCGGCGGAAATGCTAGTTCACGTGAATAGCGCTCATTTGGATTACTTAACACCGAG TACTCCAGAAAACGATATGCTGGCCTTTATCGATGATGACTCTACAATGGAGGATCACAGACATGACGAGTGCCGTGGTCCTTCTCCGTCTATGTCTCTTAGGCCACCGCATCTTCAAAATGGTTGGGCTGCTTCTCATAGTTCTCGTATGCAACAACAGAATTCTAAAGCCCGTAAACTGGATGCGCCAGCTAGTAGTCCCAatgtaaacaataataataacaacaacgacaacagcAATGCTAATAGCG TATTGGAAGGTTCGGCAGGCCATGGATCCCCATTGCGCTCTGGCCTAAATCTTCAATTACGCTCGCATGCTTCTCCTAAATTAGCTGTTCAGGAGTGTCCAATGTGTCCATATAGTTCAGACAGTCCATTAAGACTGGAAGAACATATCAATCGACAACATTTTGATCTCACTTCTCCATCTTTTCCACCTTCGTCACCTCCAACTAAAGATGGTGTCTTCAACTGCCCTTTATGCATAACTTCGTTTCCCAATTCCTCTGATCTCGAATTACATGTTAATATCGAACACAAAGATATACTCAG tCCTGCAAATGGTACGGCATTACAATCTGATCTGGCTACTATCGGTAGTGATACACCTCCCTGCCCAGTTTGTCTCAGTACATCGTTCAAAAATAATGACGACCTAACGTTACACATCGAAGagcattttaacaaaaaaagtacTCCATCTCCCATAACACCAGACCTTTCAACAGATAGAATGTTGGCAAAAGATATGGAAAggcgagaaaaagaagttagaAAATTACGCGAACAACGCGAATTTGAAATGTTACGAGCACAATACGGAATGGACAATCAGGGTAATTTCAGAGAGCAAAGTGTAACTAATATGCAACGTGCCGTTCTTGCGGGCGAAATGACGGTAGCAGATTTTTATGAAAGACAAACAGGGTTAACGGTTGCTGAAAGCAGCGGTATCGATGATAGCAGTTCTTGTACACGTG GGCTGGTTCCCAAGATACGAGCTGTTAGTCAAACATGCAGTAATGTAGTAAATACATGGATGTGTTCTACAGTGGATCATTATGCTTCTACTTATGGAGACAAAGGCTGGGGCTGTGGCTATAGGAATATGCAAATGTTGATTTCATCTCTTTTACAGCATACTGGATACAATGAGTTAGTGTACAAAGCTTGGAGTTCTGGCCTTGATAGTGGAAGTACCACTGACAATCCTTTGCGTAGTTCTATGCCCTCCATATCTAGGCTCCAGAAAATGATAGAATGGGCTTGGGCTCAAGGTTTTGATATTCAAGGTGCTGAGCAACTTGGTGGTAAACTTATGAACACTAGGAAATGGATTGGTGCTACGGAAGTCATAACTTTGTTATCcagtttaaaaataaa ATGTCAGCTAGTAGACTTCCATAGACCCACCAGCGTTGATGGAGGACATCCTGAAATGTTTAATTGGGTGTTGCAATATTTCCAGAGATGTGACGATTTTAAACCACCACTTTATTTGCAACATCAAG gaCATAGCAGAACGATAATAGGTGTAGAACGACTAAGAGATGGTTCTATTACTATGTTAGTATTAGATCCAAGTCACAGTCCATCACAAATGGCACAATTTAATAGTACGAGTAGTGCACCTGGTGCAATGCGACTTGTGCGTAAATCAACTGCTGCGATGAAAGCTAGACAGTATCAAGTAGTTGCTGTAACTGGTATTATGGATACGGAAGAACAGTACCAA ATAGGTGAGAGTTGCTGGTCCAAATGA
- the LOC127066344 gene encoding zinc finger-containing ubiquitin peptidase 1-like isoform X3 translates to MLAFIDDDSTMEDHRHDECRGPSPSMSLRPPHLQNGWAASHSSRMQQQNSKARKLDAPASSPNVNNNNNNNDNSNANSVLEGSAGHGSPLRSGLNLQLRSHASPKLAVQECPMCPYSSDSPLRLEEHINRQHFDLTSPSFPPSSPPTKDGVFNCPLCITSFPNSSDLELHVNIEHKDILSPANGTALQSDLATIGSDTPPCPVCLSTSFKNNDDLTLHIEEHFNKKSTPSPITPDLSTDRMLAKDMERREKEVRKLREQREFEMLRAQYGMDNQGNFREQSVTNMQRAVLAGEMTVADFYERQTGLTVAESSGIDDSSSCTRGLVPKIRAVSQTCSNVVNTWMCSTVDHYASTYGDKGWGCGYRNMQMLISSLLQHTGYNELVYKAWSSGLDSGSTTDNPLRSSMPSISRLQKMIEWAWAQGFDIQGAEQLGGKLMNTRKWIGATEVITLLSSLKIKCQLVDFHRPTSVDGGHPEMFNWVLQYFQRCDDFKPPLYLQHQGHSRTIIGVERLRDGSITMLVLDPSHSPSQMAQFNSTSSAPGAMRLVRKSTAAMKARQYQVVAVTGIMDTEEQYQQSKVLRSMRVPQDR, encoded by the exons ATGCTGGCCTTTATCGATGATGACTCTACAATGGAGGATCACAGACATGACGAGTGCCGTGGTCCTTCTCCGTCTATGTCTCTTAGGCCACCGCATCTTCAAAATGGTTGGGCTGCTTCTCATAGTTCTCGTATGCAACAACAGAATTCTAAAGCCCGTAAACTGGATGCGCCAGCTAGTAGTCCCAatgtaaacaataataataacaacaacgacaacagcAATGCTAATAGCG TATTGGAAGGTTCGGCAGGCCATGGATCCCCATTGCGCTCTGGCCTAAATCTTCAATTACGCTCGCATGCTTCTCCTAAATTAGCTGTTCAGGAGTGTCCAATGTGTCCATATAGTTCAGACAGTCCATTAAGACTGGAAGAACATATCAATCGACAACATTTTGATCTCACTTCTCCATCTTTTCCACCTTCGTCACCTCCAACTAAAGATGGTGTCTTCAACTGCCCTTTATGCATAACTTCGTTTCCCAATTCCTCTGATCTCGAATTACATGTTAATATCGAACACAAAGATATACTCAG tCCTGCAAATGGTACGGCATTACAATCTGATCTGGCTACTATCGGTAGTGATACACCTCCCTGCCCAGTTTGTCTCAGTACATCGTTCAAAAATAATGACGACCTAACGTTACACATCGAAGagcattttaacaaaaaaagtacTCCATCTCCCATAACACCAGACCTTTCAACAGATAGAATGTTGGCAAAAGATATGGAAAggcgagaaaaagaagttagaAAATTACGCGAACAACGCGAATTTGAAATGTTACGAGCACAATACGGAATGGACAATCAGGGTAATTTCAGAGAGCAAAGTGTAACTAATATGCAACGTGCCGTTCTTGCGGGCGAAATGACGGTAGCAGATTTTTATGAAAGACAAACAGGGTTAACGGTTGCTGAAAGCAGCGGTATCGATGATAGCAGTTCTTGTACACGTG GGCTGGTTCCCAAGATACGAGCTGTTAGTCAAACATGCAGTAATGTAGTAAATACATGGATGTGTTCTACAGTGGATCATTATGCTTCTACTTATGGAGACAAAGGCTGGGGCTGTGGCTATAGGAATATGCAAATGTTGATTTCATCTCTTTTACAGCATACTGGATACAATGAGTTAGTGTACAAAGCTTGGAGTTCTGGCCTTGATAGTGGAAGTACCACTGACAATCCTTTGCGTAGTTCTATGCCCTCCATATCTAGGCTCCAGAAAATGATAGAATGGGCTTGGGCTCAAGGTTTTGATATTCAAGGTGCTGAGCAACTTGGTGGTAAACTTATGAACACTAGGAAATGGATTGGTGCTACGGAAGTCATAACTTTGTTATCcagtttaaaaataaa ATGTCAGCTAGTAGACTTCCATAGACCCACCAGCGTTGATGGAGGACATCCTGAAATGTTTAATTGGGTGTTGCAATATTTCCAGAGATGTGACGATTTTAAACCACCACTTTATTTGCAACATCAAG gaCATAGCAGAACGATAATAGGTGTAGAACGACTAAGAGATGGTTCTATTACTATGTTAGTATTAGATCCAAGTCACAGTCCATCACAAATGGCACAATTTAATAGTACGAGTAGTGCACCTGGTGCAATGCGACTTGTGCGTAAATCAACTGCTGCGATGAAAGCTAGACAGTATCAAGTAGTTGCTGTAACTGGTATTATGGATACGGAAGAACAGTACCAA CAAAGTAAAGTATTACGTTCCATGCGTGTTCCACAAGATAGGTGA
- the LOC127066340 gene encoding MOXD1 homolog 1, with protein MEKMLILRLIVIFGVCSSIQCDLLDLYVQHMDETMRTMAYRKAHHSKNLSSRLKRSLQDEPLLRVQSMFKKQRLDVDEEYWKQRNKELVPYGEDGLDFPNDREENMDPSQYELMRNSTDSNISLNSEETTTDTTMADENNDASVEIESMMNESRTDGNGTEENIELDESNDSLEELQPDLDELKGNVEIIEDWKFLEKKIENDEKPDHIEIVNEEELEEQEEREEQIEREEEEREEEEIEKVLSASTVFSETTYKKAPKPWSRVPKKYFPGFDKVPKESHVGKGYYTPSNEDADVIRSKRSTKERKFPRYERLDEDGNVILEWDPTDEETITFRITARTLGYVGIGFNEKSHMKGADILLAWVDDHTRAVNLLDSHGIEESNAAPVTDTSQDVHVLEGFQNETHTSITFIRNWQTCDPQDHRLTGDTVRVLWALHQSDPELNTAIWHGDKRGGRALRLRTPSPHAPPQEMQDIRHWDVKLNQFTVSDTMDTVYWCKIFKAPSLTKKHHMIGYTPLVEKANEDLVHHVIVYECASTSPILGQHARIAGAPCYSPTMPREWESCLQPVLAWARGSRGEWLPDHVGIPIAEHQEGSYYMLEVHYNNPGLKKVIDSSGVRIHLTPKLRAQEAGILVAGVAVSPLHLVPPRQKEYATAGYCTPHCTNTMFPEDGVNVVSVVLHSHLAGRRLSLKHIRKGKELPRIVQDNHFDFDYQQSHTLEKEVKILPGDELVAECVYRTLDRTRPTLGGYAASQEMCLAFVVHYPRTPLAACYSMTPVKDLFKTLAVYSFKGVTMDHLEKLFLTTGADPVSLPSTARQQLPVYPATRPSEQIDEDIIREAESALKAMRDYSEERENDNVFARLIIEEPEEFRGRTLAEHILALPWTEELLARSIEKSLYHGRHMTFCRKRDDKLALPANIQTFPNFTALPEQNETVCSELRISSSDSSNISLNFFITLITVISIRTFVF; from the exons atggagaaaatgTTGATACTCCGATTAATCGTGATATTTGGTGTATGCTCGTCGATTCAGTGCGATTTGTTGGATTTGTACGTCCAACACATGGACGAGACAATGAGGACGATGGCGTATAGGAAGGCTCATCATTCTAAGAATCTTTCGAGCAGGTTAAAACGTAGTCTACAGGACGAGCCACTGTTAAGAGTTCAGAGTATGTTCAAAAAACAACGTCTGGATGTCGATGAGGAATATTGGAAGCAAAGAAACAAGGAACTTGTACCGTACGGAGAAGACGGGCTAGATTTTCCAAacgatagagaagaaaatatggatCCCAGTCAGTACGAGTTAATGAGAAACTCAACGGAtagtaatatttctttgaactCCGAAGAAACAACAACGGATACGACGATGGCCGACGAAAATAATGACGCTTCTGTAGAAATAGAATCCATGATGAATGAATCGCGAACTGATGGTAACGGCACTGAAGAAAATATTGAGTTGGACGAGTCGAACGATAGTCTGGAAGAATTGCAACCAGATTTAGATGAGTTAAAAGGAAACGTCGAAATTATCGAGGATTggaaatttttagaaaagaaaatagaaaacgacGAGAAACCTGATCATATCGAAATCGTTAATGAAGAAGAACtggaagaacaagaagaacgagaagaacaaatagaacgagaagaagaagaacgagaagaagaagaaattgaaaaagttttgTCGGCTTCTACGGTTTTCAGTGAGACCACCTACAAGAAAGCTCCGAAGCCATGGAGTCGCGTgccaaagaaatattttccgGGCTTCGACAAGGTCCCAAAGGAATCACACGTCGGCAAGGGTTATTACACGCCGTCCAACGAAGATGCCGACGTGATCAGATCAAAGAGAAGCacaaaggagagaaaatttcCGAGGTACGAGAGACTCGACGAGGATGGTAACGTCATCCTCGAATGGGATCCTACCGACGAAGAGACGATCACGTTCAGGATAACGGCGAGAACCCTGGGCTACGTTGGAATTGGATTCAACGAGAAGAGTCACATGAAGGGAGCGGACATTCTTCTCGCTTGGGTAGACGATCACACTAGGGCTGTCAATCTTCTG GATTCGCACGGTATCGAAGAGTCGAACGCAGCACCGGTTACAGACACTTCTCAAGATGTTCATGTTCTCGAGGGTTTTCAAAATGAGACTCACACGAGCATAACTTTCATCAGAAATTGGCAGACTTGCGACCCGCAGGATCATCGACTTACg gGCGATACCGTAAGAGTCTTATGGGCTTTGCATCAAAGCGATCCCGAATTAAATACAGCGATTTGGCATGGTGACAAACGTGGTGGAAGAGCGTTACGACTCAGAACACCATCGCCTCATGCTCCACCTCAGGAAATGCAGGATATAAGACATTGGGACGTGAAATTGAATCAg TTTACGGTATCTGATACGATGGATACCGTTTATTGGTGCAAAATCTTTAAGGCACCATCTTTAACTAAGAAGCATCATATGATCGGA TATACGCCTCTGGTGGAGAAAGCAAACGAGGACTTGGTACATCATGTGATAGTATATGAGTGTGCTTCAACTTCACCGATTCTCGGTCAGCATGCTAGAATCGCTGGTGCACCTTGTTATAGTCCCACGATGCCACGTGAATGGGAATCCTGTTTGCAGCCTGTCTTGGCCTGGGCCCGTGGTAGCAGAg gaGAATGGCTTCCAGATCATGTGGGAATTCCTATAGCCGAGCACCAAGAAGGTTCTTATTATATGTTGGAAGTACATTATAATAATCCTGggttaaaaaaagtaatagataGCAGCGGAGTTAGAATTCATTTAACTCCAAAACTTCGCGCTCAAGAGGCAGGAATTCTTGTTGCTGGTGTAGCAGTCAGTCCACTTCATTTGGTACCTCCGAGACAGAAGGAATATGCTACTGCTGGATATTGTACGCCACATTGCACGAATACc ATGTTTCCCGAAGATGGTGTAAACGTTGTGTCAGTGGTATTGCATTCTCATCTGGCTGGTCGACGTTTGAGTTTGAAACATATtcgtaaaggaaaagaacttCCTCGAATAGTACAGGACAATCATTTTGATTTCGATTATCAACAATCGCATACTTTGGAGAAGGAAGTGAAAATTTTACCAGGTGACGAATTGGTCGCTGAATGCGTTTACAGAACGTTGGATAGAACAAGACCAACGCTAGGAGGATATGCAGCGTCGCAAGAAATGTGTTTAGCGTTCGTTGTACATTATCCAAGAACACCATTGGCAGCTTGCTATAGTATGACACCTGTCAAAGATCTTTTCAAAACTCTTGCCGTATATAGCTTCAAAGGTGTCACTATGGATCATTTGGAGAAACTTTTCTTAACTACCGG aGCTGATCCAGTGAGTCTACCTTCTACGGCCAGACAACAACTTCCTGTTTATCCTGCGACGAGACCTAGCGAACAAATCGACGAGGATATTATCAGAGAAGCAGAGTCCGCATTGAAAGCAATGAGAGATTATTCGGAGGAACGTGAAAATGATAATGTCTTTGCCCGACTTATCATCGAAGAACCTGAAGAATTTCGAg gtCGAACTTTAGCAGAACATATACTTGCTTTACCCTGGACCGAAGAACTTCTTgctagatcgatcgaaaaaagtcTTTATCATGGTAGACACATGACATTTTGTAGGAAAAGAGACGACAAATTGGCACTG ccTGCAAATATTCAAACGTTCCCGAATTTCACGGCATTACCGGAACAAAACGAAACTGTCTGCAGCGAGCTCAGAATTTCTTCATCCGATTCATCCAATATCAGTTTGAATTTCTTCATCACGCTAATTACGGTTATAAGTATTAGAACATTCGTTTTCTAA